One stretch of Prunus persica cultivar Lovell chromosome G1, Prunus_persica_NCBIv2, whole genome shotgun sequence DNA includes these proteins:
- the LOC18792424 gene encoding cyclic dof factor 1 yields MSSESEGPTIKLFGKTIPLALAPLNHEASSAIDESCGAVDSDIAATACGGGVQDCSDDKQKLSSSATTNSLEGNSTRVDKETISEKELTAEKQEDDTSYQITEDLKTPTTSSGISENPKTPSVDRETSSLKSSNNGDQSEASCSQEKTLKKPDKILPCPRCNSMDTKFCYYNNYNVNQPRHFCKNCQRYWTAGGIMRNVPVGAGRRKNKNSSASQYRHMLMSDALQTARASAANGAHNTTLGSNGTVLTFGSDSPLCESMASVLNLAEQAQNCTQSGFHRPEQRIGVSSIPGDNRDAHSSGSSITASNSSERGGKVGLQEPAIKSCQSFPPQVPCFPGSPWPYPWNSAQWPSGMPPPPFCHSGFPISFYPAPPYWGCTVPDSWNLPSLSSPSSTLSHCATSSGPNSPTLGKHSRDEDILNPASSQNEDHAKNNTSDGCVWIPKTLRIDDPSEAAKSSIWATLGIKNEKGNCTNEGGLFQAFQSKGDEKNHVVEASPVLQANPAALSRSLNFHERT; encoded by the exons ATGTCTTCCGAGAGTGAAGGCCCCACGATAAAGCTCTTTGGAAAGACCATACCTTTGGCTTTGGCGCCACTGAACCATGAGGCTTCTTCCGCCATTGATGAGTCTTGTGGAGCCGTTGATTCTGATATTGCTGCCACTgcttgtggtggtggtgttcaAGACTGTTCTGATGACAAGCAAAAGCTTTCTTCTTCAGCTACTACTAATTCGCTTGAAGGGAACTCAACGAGAGTGGACAAG GAAACAATATCAGAGAAGGAACTCACAGCTGAGAAGCAGGAAGATGATACCTCATATCAAATCACAGAAGACTTAAAAACTCCTACAACATCATCTGGAATTAGCGAGAATCCTAAAACGCCATCAGTTGATAGAGAAACTTCATCTCTGAAATCCTCTAATAATGGAGACCAGAGTGAGGCCAGTTGCTCACAAGAAAAGACTCTAAAGAAGCCAGACAAGATACTTCCATGTCCTCGATGTAATAGCATGGACACCAAGTTCtgttattataataattacaATGTCAACCAGCCTCGCCATTTCTGCAAGAACTGTCAGAGATACTGGACTGCTGGAGGAATCATGAGGAATGTGCCTGTGGGTGCTGGTCGTCGCAAGAATAAAAACTCTTCAGCTTCACAATATCGTCACATGTTAATGTCAGATGCTCTGCAAACAGCTCGTGCTAGTGCTGCAAATGGTGCACACAACACTACTTTGGGAAGCAATGGTACTGTCCTGACCTTTGGTTCGGATTCTCCTCTTTGTGAATCAATGGCTTCTGTATTGAACCTTGCAGAGCAAGCACAAAATTGTACTCAAAGTGGGTTCCATAGGCCTGAACAAAGAATTGGGGTTTCTTCCATACCAGGAGATAATAGGGATGCCCACTCAAGTGGATCTTCTATTACAGCTTCAAATTCATCAGAGAGGGGAGGTAAAGTTGGTTTACAAGAGCCAGCGATTAAAAGCTGTCAAAGCTTCCCTCCTCAAGTACCATGCTTTCCAGGCTCCCCTTGGCCTTATCCATGGAACTCAGCTCAGTGGCCCTCTGGAATGCCTCCACCTCCTTTCTGCCATTCAGGCTTTCCAATATCATTCTACCCTGCACCACCATATTGGGGCTGCACTGTACCGGACTCTTGGAATTTACCAAGTCTCTCCTCACCATCCTCTACTCTTAGCCACTGTGCTACAAGCTCTGGTCCAAATTCCCCAACCTTAGGGAAACATTCAAGAGATGAGGACATTCTTAATCCAGCCAGCTCCCAGAACGAAGATCACGCGAAGAATAACACTTCAGATGGATGTGTTTGGATTCCAAAAACATTAAGGATTGATGATCCAAGTGAAGCAGCAAAGAGCTCCATATGGGCAACATTAGGCATTAAGAATGAAAAGGGAAATTGTACTAATGAGGGAGGTCTCTTCCAGGCATTTCAATCAAAGGGAGACGAGAAAAATCACGTGGTTGAAGCGTCTCCAGTGTTGCAAGCCAATCCTGCAGCCTTGTCCCGGTCACTCAACTTCCATGAGAGAACATGA
- the LOC18789735 gene encoding probable calcium-binding protein CML45 has product MEDIQNFLQPLVKFVSTRWKVWTKTHSLSSELPPTHEPLFGNNKAHDETELSREEVDMVMGRLGMCNEHEAEGDNIGERVGAEELWRLFDEEEPSLEEVKEAFDVFDENRDGFIDAAEVQRVLSNFGFKDAFGLDECKRMIKAADMNQDGVIDFDEFVKHMENSFC; this is encoded by the coding sequence ATGGAGGACATACAGAACTTTCTCCAACCCCTTGTGAAATTTGTCTCCACCAGATGGAAGGTTTGGACCAAAACACACAGCCTTAGTTCTGAATTACCACCAACCCATGAGCCTCTCTTTGGCAACAACAAGGCACACGATGAAACAGAACTAAGCAGAGAAGAAGTAGATATGGTGATGGGCCGGCTAGGAATGTGTAATGAACATGAGGCAGAGGGAGACAATATTGGAGAGAGGGTTGGCGCAGAGGAGCTTTGGAGActgtttgatgaggaggagcCCAGCTTGGAGGAGGTGAAGGAAGCCTTTGATGTGTTTGATGAGAACAGAGATGGGTTTATAGATGCAGCAGAGGTACAAAGAGTTTTAAGCAATTTCGGTTTCAAGGATGCATTCGGATTGGACGAATGCAAGAGGATGATTAAGGCAGCAGATATGAACCAAGATGGAGTGATTGATTTTGATGAGTTTGTGAAACATATGGAGAACAGCTTTTGTTGA
- the LOC18790530 gene encoding myb-like protein AA — MLTISICDKKGNEGMANNGAIYVTENPNAFSCFSSAPSFSSSSPSCSMGMVYADMGSLSLSSNYGVVSSVSSQESSYISKLSEVENGRGFWGFPPMGNCNNRSSEDYHHNTDIGDGKGSDSSSDHESGENNQTCMNDQKANLINHEKYPNENVVIGGKETESGQSKHCARGHWRPAEDSKLKELVALYGPQNWNLIAEKLEGRSGKSCRLRWFNQLDPRINRRAFTEEEEDRLMQAHRVYGNKWAMIARLFPGRTDNAVKNHWHVIMARKYREQSSAYRRRKLSQTVYRRMEEDPSFNVSRSTEPPSYCSLNLPHNGGLSNSTLSPFSYGTSYNGVVGWGVDYYGSNGSPNMTSAEEEETIPSKKVLPFEFFPGTKRNEGVMGMVSQSRSWDSSSDIEGHLCNLHPHHQPYMMAMQQANYHNLLHSYSDSSVSASPRQVSASKPSPSAAAAADEDRVGGSHHETLPPPFIDFLGVGAT; from the exons ATGTTAACCATTAGCATTTGTGACAAGAAAGGAAATGAAGGCATGGCAAACAATGGGGCTATATATGTAACAGAAAACCCAAATGCCTTCAGCTGCTTCTCCTCTGCTCCCtccttttcctcttcttctccctcttgTTCAATGGGAATGGTTTATGCAGATATGGGCTCTCTTTCACTTAGTTCCAACTATGGCGTTGTTTCATCTGTTTCTTCTCAGGAGAGTAGCTATATCTCAAAGCTTTCTGAAGTGGAAAATGGGAGGGGGTTTTGGGGTTTTCCTCCTATGGGGAACTGCAACAACAGAAGCTCTGAGGACTACCACCACAACACTGACATTGGTGACGGTAAGGGCTCAGATAGCAGCAGTGATCATGAGAGTGGGGAAAATAATCAGACTTGTATGAATGATCAGAAAGCCAACCTAATAAACCATGAGAAGTACCCTAATGAGAATGTGGTGATTGGTGGGAAGGAAACAGAAAGTGGGCAGTCAAAACATTGTGCCAGAGGGCATTGGAGGCCTGCAGAAGATTCCAAGCTCAAGGAACTTGTCGCTCTTTATGGCCCTCAGAATTGGAACCTCATAGCAGAGAAGTTGGAAGGAAGATCAG GTAAGAGCTGTAGACTAAGATGGTTTAACCAGTTGGACCCAAGGATCAACAGAAGAGCTTttactgaagaagaagaagatagacTAATGCAAGCTCATAGAGTATATGGAAACAAATGGGCCATGATAGCTAGGCTCTTTCCTGGAAGAACTGATAATGCTGTCAAGAACCATTGGCATGTTATAATGGCCAGGAAGTACAGAGAACAATCCAGTGCTTACAGGAGGAGGAAGCTCAGTCAAACTGTTTACAGAAGAATGGAGGAAGATCCAAGCTTCAATGTCTCAAGGAGTACAGAGCCTCCATCTTATTGTAGTCTCAATCTCCCCCACAATGGAGGTCTCAGCAATAGCACTTTATCTCCTTTCTCATATGGAACAAGCTATAATGGTGTTGTTGGTTGGGGGGTTGACTATTATGGCTCAAATGGCTCACCCAACATGACCAGTgcggaagaagaagaaacaatccCAAGCAAAAAAGTCCTTCCTTTCGAATTCTTCCCCG GTACCAAGAGGAATGAGGGGGTGATGGGGATGGTGAGCCAGAGCAGATCTTGGGATAGTTCAAGTGATATTGAGGGTCATTTATGTAACCTGCATCCTCACCATCAACCATACATGATGGCAATGCAACAGGCAAACTACCACAACCTTCTTCACAGTTACTCAGATTCATCAGTATCAGCATCACCACGTCAAGTTTCAGCCAGCAAACCCTCACCatcagctgctgctgctgcagatGAGGACAGAGTTGGTGGCAGCCACCATGAGACCCTTCCACCACCATTCATTGATTTTCTTGGGGTAGGAGCCACATGA